The following nucleotide sequence is from bacterium.
GCTGCTGGGATAATTCCTCCCCAGCCATCACCAATTGCATTATCTCAGGAAATAGTGCTACCAATTATGGAGGCGGAATCTGCTGCTCTCATTTTTCCTCCCCATCCATCACCAACTGCATTATCTCAGGAAATAGTGCTACCTTGGGCGGCGGAATCGGCTGCTATTCTTCCTCCCCATCCATCACAAACTGCACCATCTCAGGAAATAGTGCTTTCTGGAGGGGCGGCGGAATCTCCTGCATTAGTAATTCCTCCCCAGTCATCACCAACTGCATTATCTCAGGAAATAGTGCTACCTGGAGGGGCGGCGGAATCGACTGCGATAATTCCTCCCCATCCATCACCAACTGCATCATCTCAGGAAATAGTGCTTACTATGGCGGCGGAATCTACTGCTATTATTATTCCTCCCCATCCATCACAAACTGTATTATCTCAGGAAATAGTGCTTACTATGGCGGCGGAATCTGCTGCTGGGAGAATTCCTCCCCATCCATCACAAACTGCACCATCTCAGGAAATAGTGCTACCATAGGCGGCGGAATCTGCTGCCATTCTTCCTCCTCCCCAGTCATCACCAACTGCATCATCTCAGAAAATAGCGCTGCCAATGGCGGCGGAATCCAGTGCCAGGATAATTCCTCCCCATCCATCACCTATGATGATGTCTGGAATAATAGTGCTCCAAATGGTCCGAATTACTATAACTGCTCTCCTGGGATTGGCTGTATCTCAGCTGATCCACTGTTTGTCAGCCCAAGCGACTTCCACCTTCAAGCAAATTCCCCCTGCATTGATGCAGGCTCAAACACAGCCCCAAACCTACCTTTAACTGACAAGGATGGCAATCCAAGGATAATAGATGGAAATAAAGATGGGATTGCTATTGTTGACATAGGTGCCTATGAGTTCGGGGCATTTGTTATCATAAGCAAGGAAATCCTCTATGGCACACCAACTGGATATACAGGGACAGAGCAATATGTGCCTGGTGGCACGCTTACCTACATCATTACCTATAGAAATATCGGCAATTCAACTGCCACCAATACCTCTATTGTTGATTTTATCCCAAAAAATACCGATTATGCCAGCCATACCCTAAGGATGGGAACCATTGCCTCAACCTATGAGACAGCAAACCCAAGGACAGATGCTCAAGGCGATGATGAGGCTTGGTATGAAAACAATAGGCTCTATTTTTTAATTGGAAGGGTGGAAATTGATAGCGGAGGACGGTGCTATTTTAGGGTGTATATTAAATAGCCACGAATGAACACGAATGAACCACGAATGGACACGAATTTAGTGTTAATTGGTGTTTTATTGGTGTCTATTTGTGGTTTCTCTGAGGTTGGAACAAATACCGCCATAATCAAAGGAGAAAGCGTTGTCTATGGAGAAAGCCTTTTGCAGATGGATAACTTTGCCTTTGCCTTTGGGGAGGATAAGGTGATTTTACAAGGGCTTTTGCCTGGCACAACCTATTGGTATAGGACAGATGGTTTGCTAGGAAGCTTTACCACCAAGGGAAATCCACCCATAAGATGTGGCAATTTGGCTTTTCCTTTCATTACAAAGGATAAAGCCTTGCTTACTGCTGAACTTTACAACCTCTTGCCTGATTCTGAATATCTGGTTACCCTTAGTATAGAGCAGGGCAAGGAAAAGGCAAGCTTAAGCACTTTGTTTAAGACAGCTGAGAATAACCTTGCCCTAAATGGCAAAGTTTCTGGAACATTTGACCAATTGCCGGCTGATAAATATGTAAGTAAAGAGAAAGGCCCCTTACAAAGGATAACCGATGGTGATTTATCCTATTTTAATGGCATGGCACAATCCCAGGATATAACCCAAGAGGATCAATGGCTTCTTATTGACCTTGGCAGAATAACAAATATTTCAACCATTACTGTATTTTGGCGGGCATTGGCATATAGCCAGGATTATGCAATCTCATTAAGCAGGGATGGAAAGGACTGGGTTGTTTTGGCTTCTTCCCTAAACGCTGACAATGGAGTTTATCTTCGCTCGGAAAGTGGCGATTTGATGAAGGTTTTAACCACGAATTGCCACGAAGAAACCACGAATGGACAGGGATTTAGGTATGTAAAGCTTTTGGCAAAGAAAAGCAAATTTTTCCATAAGCATATTAACTGGAATTTCATCCAAATTATGGAGGTTAAGGTATTTTAATGAACCCTGGCTTATTTTCCCTTGGCTTTTTTCTGGCTTTTTCTATCAAGGTAAAGGATAATAAGGCCAAAAATAATGGTTCCGATCATAATGATGAATATCCCCGTCATTCCTTCTTCACCTCCTCCTTATCTAAAATAAGGGCGATTATTACACATACAATGGCAAAGAAAAGACCTCCAAAGAAAACATACCAGTCAAATGGCTTCTCTTGCAAAAATTGCCCAAAAACCATACCGCCAATGGAAATCTTGGCAATGTCTGTAATAAAATTTGCTACCCTCTGTTTTTGCTTTTTATCAAGCTGCATCAGGATAATTTTAAATGGAAAAAGAAAAAATGTCAAGGAGGTGATGCCTTATGAGGGTCTAAATTGGGTTTAAGCTTTCTTTGTCGGAGAAAGCAGGGTTAAGAATTATTCCGACAAAAATCTAAAATTTAGGAGGTAAAACAAAAATGAAGAAAGCAATTTGCTTTGTGTTTATGATGATGCTTCCTGCTCTTGTATTTTCGGTGGGAACATCAGGGGTAACTGCGGGTTCGCAGATAATCAATGGGACAGATACCGGCACAGTTGGTGAGCCTGATATGGCAGGGGATATGCTCATTAAATTCGCCCAAGACACTGGTTTGGGAACATTAACCGACACTGCTACCCAGAGCTTAATCGCCAGCGTAGGAAGGACATATGGGGCAGGGCTAGATGACCCAGGAAATAAGGTAGGTGCACCTGGTGCAGAGCTTTGGTATCTCTATAGCATAGAGAACAAGGGCAATGCATCTGATGTATTCAGCCTTTCGCTGGGAACACCCGTTTATACTGGAAGCCCTGGCAACCCTTGGACATTCCAGATATGGAATCAGGGAAAAATCAACCAAATTTCCACTATTACTGTTGCTGAGGATGGGATTGGCCAATTCTATGTGAAGGTTATTATCAGCACAAATGCCCAGAATGGGGCAACCGGGGCGGTTGAGGTAAAGGGAACAACCACAAATGATGGCCCTTCCTACACGGTTGGTAACTGGACATACGGTGGAGCTGATTCTGTCTCTGATTGGGGAACGAGCTCTATTGCTGCAGCGATTATGAAGGTTTCCAAGTCCCTTACCTATGGAACACCCTCGGGATATACGGGAAGCAATCAATTTGTCCCCGGAGGAACAATCACCTACACCATCACATACTGGAATGAAGGGGCAGGAACTGCCACCAATGTCTCAGTCTCTGACCGGATTCCCAACTATACCGAATATGCTGCTGGTAGCTTAAAGATGAATGGCGTTTCCAAGACAGATGCTAATGATGGCGATGGTGCGACCTATGATAATGGGCTTATAACCTTTACCATTGGCACAGTGCCTGCGGGTGGTTCAGGAAACCTCTCCTTTGAGGTGAGGATATACTGAGTTGGTTGATTGGTTGATTGGAGATTGGTTGATTAGTTGATTAGTTGATTAGTTGATTAGTTGATTGGTTGATTGGAGATTGGTTGATTGGTTGATTGGTTGATTAGACTAATTCACCAATTCACTAATTCACCAATTCACTAAAATTAGTATTTTGCTAAGATGAACAAGCTCATTAGGGCTGGTCCTCTTATCCTCTTGCTTGGTCTTTCAGCAGGAGGAATTGCCAGGGCAGGTCCTTCACCACCGGTAAATACCGAGGTTCTGAATGTAGCAGACCTAAGCTATGATGGCAAAGCTCTGCCTTCAAACCCTGCCACATTCACTGTAGGGCAGGCCTACGGTGTAGAGCTTAAAAACAAAGAGGGAGAAGAGATAATCATTAAACCCTATGGAAATGGGGTATCTTGGGAGTATAGTGTCAAAAACACAGGCAATGGAAGAGAGCCTGTATCCATAGGCTATGAGATAATCCAGCAAGAGGGAAGCTTTACCATAGCCCTGGTAAAAACAAGGGATGGAACAGAGACCATAGAAAACCCAATAGAGCTTAATCTTGAAGAAGCCTTTTCCTTCTTCCTTAAGATAATCCCAGGTAAAGAGCCAAGCTTGCTTAAGCTTAAGGTCTTTGCCGAGACAATAAAGGATGGGCCACCAGGAGGAAATGATATTTCTGAAGACAAGCCCATCATTACCATTGCAAATAAGCCATCAATTGTCTTTATTTACCCTTCATCTGGCTCATTGGTTAATAAAATGGTAAAGCCAAAAATAGAGTTTGGGGAGGTAATTGAAAACTATAATCTTTCAATGAGGATGTCAAGGATTTTGCAAAAGGCAATGGTTTTTTCTAATGGCAAAGAGCCGGTTAATGGGAAGGTGATTAAGAAGGATAATTACCTTGAGTTTTGCCCAAGCTCTCCCTTATTGCCCCTTAATACCTATGAGGTTGAGGTTTTAGCAAATGGAGAGGTATTCTATTCCTGGCAATTTCAAACAATGGCTGATGACCTTAATGCTGCCGTAGCTTATCCCAATCCATTTGATATGACTAGGTATGATAAAATAGCCATTGCTCCTTTACCTTTGGGAACAATGGTAAAGCTCTATACCCTCTCTGGTTTTTTAGTCAATACATTAGAGGAAAGGGAGGGCAAGGTGATTTGGGATGGAAAGAATAATGAGGGAAGCAGGGTTGCTTCTGGGATATACATTTGGCTTGCCGAAAGCCAAAATGAACATAAGGTAGGAAAATTGACGGTGATAAAATGAAAAATAAGGTTCTCTTTTTTCTCTTGCTTGGCCCTTTTTGCTCTGCATTTGGGCCAGGAAGTGTTGGGTCTGATTTCTTGAGGCTTCCTCAAGGGGCAAGGGCAATTGCAATGGGAGAGGCATATACTAGCTTAGCTTTTGATGCAAGCTCAATCTATTGGAACCCTGGATGCCTTGTCTATTCAGGAAACAATGCCTTTTTTATGCATTCTAAATACCTTGCAGGGATAAACTATAATTCCCTTGCAGCTACAAAAGGGATGGGAAAAGAGCAGGCAATGGGAATCTCTATTTTTTATCTTTCTACAGAGGATACAAGAAGGGATGAGAATGGAAAAAAACTTGGAAAATTTAGTAATTATGATGTGTCTTTAGAAACCGCATATGGTATGAGGCTTAATCCTTCTATCTCAATAGGAATGGGGATAAAAAATATCCACAGGAAACTAGACGATAAATCTGCAACAGGATGCGCCTTTGACTTTGGTTTTCTTCACAAGGAGAGGAATTTTAACCTCGGGCTTTGCCTTAAGAATTTAAGCTTTGGTGAAGGAACAAAATTTATCAAGGAATATGACCCATATCCCTTCCAATTTAGTGGAGGGATTGCTTATGCCAACCCCCCTTTTAAATGTGCCCTGGATTTTGTAAAGCCAGAGGAGAGCGATTATTACCTAAACCTTGGGCTTGAATGCCTCCTTTTTGATAAATTCTTTATTAGGGGAGGTGTTCCAAGAATAAACAAAAGCATTTATGAATATTCCTATGGCTTTGGCTTTAAGACCCTGAATTTTAACCTTGATTTTGCTCTTATCTCTTGTGATAAGCTAGGAAATCCATTCTATTTCTCCTTGTCATTTAATTATTGAACTAAACTTTGGCTTTCTTTGATAGCTCTTCTTATCGCTAATGTTGTGGTTGCATTCTTATGTAATTTTATCTGCATAGGTTAAGATTATACACCCTAACCTATCGTTAGTCAACAGAGAGCATTTCCTGTAAAGAAGATTGCCATTATAAAATGAGGATAACTATTCAGCCACTGATTGACACGGATTAGCAGAGGATAAAATAGAATGGGTTTAAAGCATAAAAAATTACAGAAGATATTATCAAAGTAGCATTTAAAGTGAATAATATTTTCTCTTACAGGTTGAATTATTACAAAGGATTAAAAATCAGCGTTTCATCCAAAGTCCATCTGTGGCTGAATAGTTACATTTTATTTAGCTTTAGTTAAACACATACAATCTTTAAACCCTATCCTATGCACCATAATCCGTGATGAGCCAAAAATAAAGATTGACAGGAAGTTGTCTTGAAGGTTAAAATAAAACAATGG
It contains:
- a CDS encoding right-handed parallel beta-helix repeat-containing protein, producing the protein MKKVLYFLVLAALGYAADLYVPSQYGTIAAAISAANDGDTVWVADGTYTGTGNKDLSWSGKHITVRSENGPDNCIIDCEHSGRGFYFNSAGNCGTISGFTIRNGNAVFGGGIRCWDNSSPAITNCIISGNSATNYGGGICCSHFSSPSITNCIISGNSATLGGGIGCYSSSPSITNCTISGNSAFWRGGGISCISNSSPVITNCIISGNSATWRGGGIDCDNSSPSITNCIISGNSAYYGGGIYCYYYSSPSITNCIISGNSAYYGGGICCWENSSPSITNCTISGNSATIGGGICCHSSSSPVITNCIISENSAANGGGIQCQDNSSPSITYDDVWNNSAPNGPNYYNCSPGIGCISADPLFVSPSDFHLQANSPCIDAGSNTAPNLPLTDKDGNPRIIDGNKDGIAIVDIGAYEFGAFVIISKEILYGTPTGYTGTEQYVPGGTLTYIITYRNIGNSTATNTSIVDFIPKNTDYASHTLRMGTIASTYETANPRTDAQGDDEAWYENNRLYFLIGRVEIDSGGRCYFRVYIK
- a CDS encoding DUF6722 family protein, with translation MQLDKKQKQRVANFITDIAKISIGGMVFGQFLQEKPFDWYVFFGGLFFAIVCVIIALILDKEEVKKE
- a CDS encoding discoidin domain-containing protein gives rise to the protein MNTNEPRMDTNLVLIGVLLVSICGFSEVGTNTAIIKGESVVYGESLLQMDNFAFAFGEDKVILQGLLPGTTYWYRTDGLLGSFTTKGNPPIRCGNLAFPFITKDKALLTAELYNLLPDSEYLVTLSIEQGKEKASLSTLFKTAENNLALNGKVSGTFDQLPADKYVSKEKGPLQRITDGDLSYFNGMAQSQDITQEDQWLLIDLGRITNISTITVFWRALAYSQDYAISLSRDGKDWVVLASSLNADNGVYLRSESGDLMKVLTTNCHEETTNGQGFRYVKLLAKKSKFFHKHINWNFIQIMEVKVF
- a CDS encoding PorV/PorQ family protein, producing MKNKVLFFLLLGPFCSAFGPGSVGSDFLRLPQGARAIAMGEAYTSLAFDASSIYWNPGCLVYSGNNAFFMHSKYLAGINYNSLAATKGMGKEQAMGISIFYLSTEDTRRDENGKKLGKFSNYDVSLETAYGMRLNPSISIGMGIKNIHRKLDDKSATGCAFDFGFLHKERNFNLGLCLKNLSFGEGTKFIKEYDPYPFQFSGGIAYANPPFKCALDFVKPEESDYYLNLGLECLLFDKFFIRGGVPRINKSIYEYSYGFGFKTLNFNLDFALISCDKLGNPFYFSLSFNY